From the genome of Glycine max cultivar Williams 82 chromosome 2, Glycine_max_v4.0, whole genome shotgun sequence, one region includes:
- the LOC100782374 gene encoding histone H2A variant 1, protein MAGKGGKGLLAAKTTAANKDKDKDKKRPISRSSRAGIQFPVGRIHRQLKQRVQANGRVGATAAVYLASILEYLTAEVLELAGNASKDLKVKRITPRHLQLAIRGDEELDTLIKGTIAGGGVIPHIHKSLINKTAKD, encoded by the exons ATGGCGGGAAAAGGAGGGAAGGGGCTTCTTGCAGCGAAAACCACCGCGGCGAATAAGGACAAAGACAAGGACAAGAAGAGACCTATTTCTCGCTCTTCCCGTGCTGGAATCCAG TTTCCTGTGGGACGTATCCATAGGCAGCTGAAACAAAGGGTCCAAGCCAATGGACGTGTTGGGGCAACAGCTGCAGTGTACTTAGCCTCAATTCTAGAGTATCTGACTGCTGAAGTTCTTGAACTTGCTGGGAATGCAAGCAAGGATCTGAAGGTGAAGAGGATCACACCAAGGCATTTGCAGCTGGCTATCAGGGGAGATGAGGAGCTGGACACTCTTATCAAAGGGACCATTGCTGGTGGTGGTGTCATTCCTCACATTCACAAGTCCTTGATCAACAAAACCGCCAAGGATTGA
- the LOC100781835 gene encoding uncharacterized protein, with protein MKIQPIDSQVLAEGTQLELAKPVVKSRLKRLLERQFSGVLRNSAPEKIAGDDETLNGSNDFEPSSACLAKMVQSFIEESHEKHSASHHRNRCNCFNRNYDDSSDEDSNSFGGSGDSNFSSGEACETLKGLVACASVRERNLLADTAKIVEKNKICKRKDNFCRKILTDELLTLGYDASICKSRWEKSPSYPAGEYEYIDVMMGKERILIDIDFRSEFEIARSTKAYKTILQNLPYIFVGTCERLQSIVALVSEAAKQSLKKKGMHVPPWRRAEYVKAKWLSPYTRTTNSANDIKEEKKKEEQQQQLLKENLFAAESESSGEDNTAVVEWKPPELKPKGSLSGVKVVTGLAVAFHNDNNP; from the exons ATGAAAATTCAGCCAATCGACTCTCAGGTTCTGGCCGAGGGGACTCAGCTTGAGCTCGCCAAGCCGGTTGTGAAGTCGCGGCTGAAGCGGCTCCTCGAGCGCCAGTTCTCCGGTGTTCTTAGAAATTCGGCGCCGGAAAAGATCGCCGGAGACGATGAAACGCTTAACGGCTCCAATGATTTTGAGCCGAGCTCGGCGTGTTTAGCGAAAATGGTGCAGAGTTTCATCGAGGAGAGCCACGAGAAGCACTCCGCTTCACACCACCGCAACCGATGTAACTGCTTCAACAGGAACTACGACGACAGCTCTGACGAAGATTCGAACTCGTTCGGCGGTTCCGGCGACTCCAATTTCTCCTCCGGCGAGGCGTGCGAAACTCTCAAA GGTTTGGTAGCGTGTGCCAGTGTGCGCGAAAGGAATTTGCTTGCGGATACCGCGAAGATCGTTGAGAAGAATAAGATCTGCAAGCGCAAAGACAATTTCTGCAGAAAGATCCTCACGGACGAATTGTTAACCCTTGGATACGATGCCTCAATTTGCAAATCTCGCTGGGAAAAATCTCCCTCATATCCCGCTG GGGAATATGAATACATAGATGTGATGATGGGGAAAGAACGAATTCTAATTGACATTGACTTCAGGTCAGAATTCGAGATTGCTCGATCCACGAAGGCGTACAAGACGATTCTTCAGAACCTTCCCTACATATTCGTTGGCACGTGCGAGCGGTTGCAGAGCATCGTGGCGCTCGTGTCGGAGGCAGCGAAGCAGAGTCTGAAGAAGAAGGGAATGCACGTGCCGCCGTGGAGGAGAGCCGAGTACGTGAAAGCGAAGTGGCTCTCTCCTTACACGCGCACTACTAATTCTGCGAACGATATCaaagaggagaagaagaaggaagaacaacaacaacagctttTGAAGGAGAATTTATTCGCTGCGGAGTCAGAGAGTTCCGGCGAAGATAACACGGCGGTGGTCGAATGGAAGCCACCGGAGCTGAAACCTAAGGGTTCGCTTTCCGGCGTGAAGGTTGTGACTGGTTTGGCGGTGGCTTTTCATAATGACAATAAcccataa